Proteins encoded within one genomic window of Theobroma cacao cultivar B97-61/B2 chromosome 7, Criollo_cocoa_genome_V2, whole genome shotgun sequence:
- the LOC18593555 gene encoding probable disease resistance protein At4g27220, whose translation MADQIGLAVAAKITEYLVAPAICHLSYAFRFASNVEDLRKETEKLTVAQGRLQNDVNEAIRQTEEIEKDVEDWLTEANKVLEDVKLLDSEIEENRRSFNWCPNWLWRYQLGKKVAKQKFSVVQLQETSKFQRVGHRATLPVIEFLRCKDFMPSKSSEKAFNQIMEALTDDDVSMIGLYGMAGVGKTTMAKEVGKKSTELKLFNLVVIAVVSQTPNIKNIQGRIADSLDLRFEKETEEGRAAQIWHRLQEKKKIFIILDDIWKELDLAAIGIPFGADHKGCKVLLTTRLQHVCTRMRSQTKIQLDVLSNDEAWTLFKHNAGLDDAPCHSELIDVAQKVAGECKGLPLAIVTIARALREKPLDEWIVANHRQQKSPQLAENQDFCEDIYGCLKFSYDYLKGRKIKSCFLLCSYFPEDYEISIEQLTRYGIGQGLFQDVNFIEDARREMRVILTNLQYSGLLLDTGNEETVKMHDVIRDFAHWIASEAENVMIKAGLGLDEWPNSESLGCCKTISLMNNKIEYLPDKLVCPKLETLLMSGNRLMAISSSSFEGMKTLKVLTLSGGLLPSLEGILWLTNLKTLHLEGCKLHDISSLAELKKLEILDFCGCYLDNIPDEIGELISLRLLDLSYADGHWKIPPNLIRRLSKLEELYIGEFSFRQWAIEGRGEEATTASLSELKSLSRLTALTMKANSICFPRYFVFPKLQRYKIAINQCFDHGYPSSRSLKIVGFLLSPFKELLSDIEYLDLDSIIGHQCLVPSLDQRGLNKLTFLWLRRCRHMQCLIQTVQQQVPAIALFNLAELFIEDMVSLTELCNGPQPTGFLQNLKKFTVKNGAAMISTVPVEKHLREVTVINCPMLLAVFQLDSLQHTGEENHPILLSNLSYLELELLPNLEHIWEGPIDRVSLQSLKTVKVQSCDKLASLFSPVLAQGLLQLETLEVHDCSGMKHIVQETVDSDSHPLSLPKLTTLKISSCDILEYVFANSTAPDFPQLKEINITNCTQLKQVFSLGKELDGKDIVLPQLQLLVLKNLKSLSSFCLENCVIVQLSLEVLEIEECPLLEPFTFEDMMKAQMKKLWLSKVGNNCRQCNSVGLQGRQRSPDMEYLTVGNCEEIFQLEGGFFVSSLEKLQLKDLQELQVIWKGSTQIATLQNLTHLEVVECKRLRHIFSPMFARNFLQLKDLHLEGCEELEQIIVKDQISLSSSKDRLQAISFPNLTKIWINNCNKLKILFPVSAARGLPKLEELKIEEASGLEQVFGHEDGANITNEEDMALSKLKKVDILHLPSFVSFCSSDYHIMFPSSFTATVEDCPNLTACFTVDIKNLIPSGPQVNTPISFPDMRDLMLLLMVLI comes from the exons TGCACCAGCAATTTGTCATCTTAGTTATGCGTTCCGTTTTGCCAGTAATGTTGAGGACCTCAGGAAAGAGACTGAAAAGCTGACAGTTGCACAAGGGCGGTTGCAAAATGATGTCAATGAAGCCATAAGGCAAActgaagaaattgaaaaagatgtgGAGGACTGGCTTACAGAGGCAAACAAAGTCCTGGAAGATGTGAAGCTCCTGGACAGTGAAATAGAAGAAAACAGAAGGTCTTTTAATTGGTGTCCTAATTGGCTCTGGCGTTATCAATTGGGTAAGAAAGTAGCAAAGCAAAAGTTCAGTGTTGTTCAACTTCAAGAGACTTCCAAATTTCAACGAGTAGGACACCGTGCTACCCTTCCTGTCATAGAATTCTTACGATGCAAGGATTTTATGCCATCTAAATCTTCAGAGAAAGCTTTCAATCAGATTATGGAGGCCTTGACAGACGATGATGTGAGCATGATTGGACTGTATGGGATGGCTGGGGTAGGTAAGACAACCATGGCAAAAGAAGTTGGAAAGAAATCCACAGAACTGAAGCTTTTTAATTTAGTAGTGATTGCTGTTGTCTCTCAGACTCCAAATATCAAAAACATTCAAGGTCGGATTGCAGACTCATTAGATTTACGATTTGAAAAGGAAACTGAAGAAGGAAGAGCAGCTCAGATATGGCATAGACtgcaagaaaagaagaagatctTCATAATCCTTGACGATATTTGGAAGGAACTCGACTTGGCAGCTATAGGAATTCCATTTGGTGCTGATCACAAGGGTTGCAAAGTTCTTCTGACAACACGACTTCAACATGTATGTACCAGAATGAGAAGCCAAACGAAGATTCAACTAGATGTTTTATCCAATGATGAAGCCTGGACCTTATTCAAACACAATGCAGGTTTAGATGATGCACCATGCCACAGTGAATTGATTGATGTAGCACAAAAGGTTGCTGGAGAATGCAAAGGATTGCCTCTTGCAATTGTAACTATTGCCAGGGCCCTAAGAGAAAAACCTCTAGATGAGTGGATAGTAGCAAATCATCGACAACAAAAAAGCCCTCAGCTTGCAGAGAATCAAGATTTCTGTGAAGATATCTATGGATGTCTTAAGTTCAGTTATGATTATTTGAAGGGAAGAAAAATCAAGTCATGTTTCTTGTTGTGTTCCTATTTCCCGGAAGATTATGAGATTAGTATCGAGCAGTTGACTAGATATGGAATTGGCCAAGGCTTATTCCAGGATGTTAACTTCATTGAAGATGCAAGGAGAGAAATGCGAGTAATATTAACCAATCTCCAATACTCTGGTTTGTTGTTGGACACTGGCAATGAAGAAACTGTGAAAATGCATGATGTCATCCGTGATTTTGCCCACTGGATAGCATCAGAAGCAGAGAATGTGATGATAAAAGCAGGCCTTGGGTTAGATGAATGGCCAAATTCTGAAAGCTTGGGATGTTGTAAAACAATCTCCTTGATGAACAACAAAATAGAATATCTTCCTGATAAATTGGTATGCCCAAAACTGGAAACTTTATTGATGAGTGGGAATCGTTTGATGGCTATTTCAAGTTCATCTTTTGAAGGGATGAAAACCCTCAAAGTATTAACTCTTTCAGGTGGGTTATTGCCATCTCTGGAAGGAATTCTATGGTTGACAAACCTGAAAACCTTACACCTAGAGGGATGCAAACTCCATGACATCTCATCATTGGCAGAACTGAAGAAACTTGAGATTCTAGACTTCTGTGGTTGTTATCTCGATAATATACCAGATGAAATAGGGGAATTAATTAGTTTAAGATTGCTAGATCTGTCCTATGCTGATGGACACTGGAAAATCCCACCTAATCTGATACGAAGGTTATCCAAACTGGAAGAGCTGTATATTGGTGAGTTTAGCTTTAGGCAATGGGCCATTGAAGGGAGAGGTGAGGAGGCAACTACTGCTAGTTTATCAGAGCTGAAATCATTGTCCCGTTTAACTGCACTAACAATGAAGGCTAATTCTATATGTTTTCCAAGATACTTTGTCTTCCCTAAATTACAAAGGTACAAGATAGCAATAAATCAATGTTTTGACCACGGCTATCCAAGCTCAAGAAGCTTGAAAATTGTAGGTTTCCTGTTAAGTCCTTTTAAGGAGCTGCTTTCTGATATTGAGTACCTTGATTTGGATAGTATCATTGGTCATCAATGCCTTGTTCCGAGCTTGGATCAAAGAGGGTTAAACAAATTGACCTTTCTTTGGCTCAGACGTTGTAGGCATATGCAATGCCTCATTCAGACAGTACAGCAGCAGGTTCCTGCCATTGCATTGTTTAATCTAGCAGAATTATTCATTGAAGATATGGTTTCCTTGACAGAGCTATGTAATGGTCCGCAACCAACAGGTTTTCTACAGAACTTAAAAAAGTTTACTGTGAAAAATGGTGCTGCTATGATCTCTACAGTTCCAGTAGAAAAACATTTAAGAGAGGTGACTGTCATAAACTGTCCTATGTTGCTAGCAGTGTTTCAGTTGGATAGTCTGCAACATACTGGGGAAGAAAATCATCCCATACTGCTTTCAAACTTGTCTTACTTAGAGCTTGAGCTATTACCTAACTTGGAGCATATATGGGAAGGGCCCATCGATCGTGTAAGCCTTCAAAGTCTTAAGACTGTGAAAGTACAGAGTTGTGATAAATTGGCATCTCTCTTCTCTCCAGTGCTTGCTCAAGGTCTTTTGCAACTTGAAACACTTGAAGTACATGACTGTTCTGGAATGAAGCATATTGTCCAAGAAACAGTTGACTCTGATTCCCATCCTCTGAGCTTGCCAAAATTAACAACTCTAAAGATCTCTTCTTGTGATATTTTGGAATATGTTTTTGCAAACTCTACAGCCCCAGATTTTCCACAGCTAAAAGAAATTAACATTACTAATTGTACTCAGTTGAAACAAGTTTTCAGCCTTGGAAAAGAATTGGATGGCAAGGATATTGTTCTACCTCAACTACAGTTGTTAGtacttaaaaacttaaaaagctTGAGCAGTTTCTGTCTAGAAAACTGTGTTATTGTGCAGCTATCTTTGGAAGTGTTAGAGATTGAAGAATGCCCCCTGCTGGAACCTTTTACTTTTGAAGACATGATGAAGGCTCAAATGAAG AAACTATGGCTCTCTAAGGTTGGAAATAACTGTCGACAGTGCAACAGTGTTGGCCTCCAGGGAAGACAGAGGTCACCTGATATGGAATATTTAACAGTTGGGAACTGTGAAGAGATATTTCAACTTGAAGGCGGATTCTTCGTCTCAAGTCTGGAGAAACTACAACTGAAAGATCTGCAAGAGTTACAAGTGATATGGAAAGGTTCTACACAGATTGCAACCCTTCAAAACCTTACTCATCTGGAAGTAGTTGAGTGTAAGAGACTGAGACATATCTTCTCACCTATGTTTGCTCGAAATTTTCTGCAATTGAAAGACCTACATTTGGAAGGATGTGAGGAACTGGAGCAAATCATTGTCAAAGATCAAATTTCATTATCTTCTTCAAAGGATCGTCTTCAAGCTATAAGCTTCCCTAATCTGACCAAAATATGGATCAACAACTGCAACAAACTGAAAATTCTCTTCCCTGTTAGTGCTGCTCGTGGTCTTCCAAAACTTGAAGAGTTGAAAATAGAAGAGGCGTCAGGATTAGAGCAAGTGTTTGGACATGAAGATGGAGCAAACATTACAAATGAAGAGGATATGGCGCTTTCTAAGTTAAAGAAAGTAGATATCCTCCACCTACCAAGCTTTGTCAGTTTCTGCTCATCCGATTATCATATAATGTTCCCATCATCGTTCACTGCAACAGTAGAAGACTGCCCCAACTTGACCGCATGTTTCACTgttgatataaaaaatttgataccTTCTGGCCCACAGGTAAACACGCCAATCTCTTTTCCTGATATGAGGGATTTGATGCTATTATTGATGGTgctaatataa